One Paenibacillus crassostreae DNA segment encodes these proteins:
- a CDS encoding glycosyltransferase family 2 protein — MSVSAAMIIKNSERCVSRCLDSILTAVDEIIVVDTGSTDRSIQIVESYVQKYDHVKLFHFEWVNDFSAARNYSLDQVSNEWVFIVDSDDVLPLEDHHKIRSYVDSMNSIGQKCVYDIIYDNTVAGEIVEVIPVGYVRLFPSNLRYKDMIHEQITFGDIPRIQSDIHLLHDGYDINLVDIKAKKKRNIELLIKNLGEDNDNARLWLHLGREMSVIDKEKATRYLNIAQSKANNPELLNLIIKEKNSL; from the coding sequence ATGAGTGTTTCTGCAGCAATGATCATCAAGAATTCAGAACGATGTGTTTCAAGGTGCTTGGATAGTATTTTAACTGCTGTAGATGAAATTATTGTTGTAGATACAGGTTCAACAGATCGTTCTATTCAAATTGTAGAGTCTTATGTGCAGAAATACGACCATGTGAAGTTGTTTCATTTCGAATGGGTTAATGACTTTTCAGCTGCACGAAATTATTCACTAGACCAAGTGAGCAATGAATGGGTATTTATTGTTGATTCTGATGATGTATTACCATTGGAGGATCACCATAAAATTAGATCTTACGTGGATTCAATGAATTCTATAGGTCAAAAATGCGTTTATGATATTATCTATGATAATACGGTTGCTGGGGAAATTGTGGAGGTTATCCCTGTGGGATATGTTCGTCTATTCCCTAGTAATTTACGGTATAAGGATATGATTCATGAACAAATAACATTTGGTGATATACCTAGAATTCAAAGTGATATTCATTTATTGCATGATGGATACGATATCAATTTGGTTGATATTAAAGCTAAAAAAAAGCGAAATATTGAACTATTAATAAAAAATTTAGGTGAGGACAATGATAATGCTAGATTATGGTTACATCTAGGTAGAGAAATGAGTGTTATTGATAAGGAAAAAGCAACTCGCTATTTAAATATTGCTCAATCTAAAGCAAACAATCCTGAATTACTCAACTTGATCATCAAAGAGAAAAACAGTCTGTGA
- the tagD gene encoding glycerol-3-phosphate cytidylyltransferase, with amino-acid sequence MKKVITYGTFDLLHYGHILLLQRAKEFGDHLTVALSTDDFNSIKEKKAYFSYEKRKMMLEAIKYVDEVIPEQHWEQKQIDIEQLNIDVFVMGDDWAGKFDELKPFCQVVYLERTPDISTTSIKTELNQK; translated from the coding sequence ATGAAAAAGGTAATCACTTACGGAACATTTGACTTGCTCCATTATGGCCATATACTCTTGCTTCAACGCGCCAAAGAATTTGGCGATCATCTAACCGTTGCTCTTTCAACAGATGATTTCAATTCTATTAAAGAAAAGAAAGCTTACTTCTCTTACGAAAAGCGTAAAATGATGCTTGAAGCTATTAAATATGTGGATGAAGTGATACCTGAACAACACTGGGAGCAAAAACAGATTGACATAGAGCAATTAAATATTGATGTGTTTGTCATGGGGGATGACTGGGCTGGTAAGTTTGACGAATTAAAACCCTTTTGCCAAGTAGTGTACCTTGAAAGAACACCTGATATATCTACGACTTCAATCAAAACAGAGCTTAATCAGAAATAA
- a CDS encoding CDP-glycerol glycerophosphotransferase family protein, whose product MTTDKIKITMFHTSSSGSNNYYLYHAANEELRRKYEIELLSPLEARYNRNLNHSDVYITTHGEHVPRNDKVNIELWHGFPLKGMAKMDKQEEASDEHIRNYWSNVDMIMSYSTLYNTAMNACNGARIHQYHITGVPRNDALFAGNSRDNLTKVLPQWKDAAETVIFFMPTFRNSIITPDKKEGGKNFSNLFGLSDFNKSQLLEFLQLNNITLIIKLHPFEENYFANELQELSTQRIYTLNDKHLEKAGMDLYDVLGSADMLLTDYSSVYIDYLLLDRPVIFLPTDLDDYRANRGLLFEPYDFWTPGPKIDTQLELQDTIAQYLEEPTWYSHDRKTILNLTHKYQDQHSSIRIWEVIDRYIQENNDEIYHRREISLQHRELQQQIKHKIQEIIEQGHLAQANEAIQQYLESNSPDPDIFSMNGMLHLLNNDPQEAIKSFQAGHQHYPWDEDLLYNLGYVYEMIGDLKLAVQHYQESLRQSSRPDMTALLNDKLASLNTTR is encoded by the coding sequence ATGACTACTGATAAAATTAAAATTACGATGTTCCATACATCTTCTTCCGGCTCAAATAATTATTACCTTTATCATGCTGCCAACGAAGAACTGAGAAGAAAATATGAGATTGAGCTACTTTCACCGCTTGAAGCACGATATAATCGCAATCTGAATCATAGTGATGTTTATATAACAACCCACGGTGAACACGTTCCTAGAAATGACAAGGTGAATATTGAGCTGTGGCATGGCTTCCCTCTCAAGGGTATGGCCAAGATGGATAAACAAGAAGAAGCATCAGATGAACATATTCGAAATTATTGGTCTAATGTAGATATGATTATGTCTTATTCTACGTTATACAATACGGCAATGAATGCTTGTAACGGTGCACGTATACATCAATATCACATCACCGGTGTCCCTAGAAATGATGCTCTATTTGCAGGGAACAGCAGAGATAATTTAACGAAAGTACTTCCCCAATGGAAGGATGCTGCGGAGACGGTTATTTTCTTCATGCCTACATTCCGGAATTCTATTATTACTCCAGATAAAAAAGAAGGTGGAAAGAACTTTAGTAATCTCTTCGGACTTTCCGACTTCAATAAGAGTCAACTCTTGGAGTTCTTGCAGCTGAATAACATCACGCTGATCATCAAGCTTCACCCTTTTGAGGAAAATTATTTCGCTAATGAATTACAGGAGCTCTCTACACAGCGTATCTATACCTTGAACGACAAACATTTAGAAAAAGCAGGTATGGACCTCTATGATGTACTTGGTTCAGCAGATATGTTACTTACTGATTATTCATCCGTGTATATCGACTATCTACTGTTAGATCGCCCAGTGATATTCTTACCTACAGACTTAGACGATTATAGAGCGAATCGCGGTTTATTGTTTGAGCCATACGACTTCTGGACACCAGGACCTAAGATCGATACACAACTAGAGCTACAAGATACAATCGCTCAATATTTGGAGGAACCTACGTGGTATAGTCACGATAGAAAAACAATTCTTAATCTAACCCACAAATATCAGGATCAGCACTCTTCTATAAGAATTTGGGAAGTAATAGATCGATATATTCAGGAAAATAACGATGAAATCTACCACAGACGTGAAATATCATTGCAACATCGTGAACTACAACAACAAATTAAGCATAAAATCCAAGAAATTATCGAGCAGGGACATCTCGCACAAGCAAATGAAGCTATTCAACAATACCTGGAAAGCAACTCACCTGATCCTGATATCTTCTCTATGAATGGCATGTTGCATTTGTTAAATAACGATCCACAAGAAGCAATCAAATCCTTCCAGGCAGGACACCAGCACTACCCTTGGGATGAAGACCTTCTGTACAACCTGGGTTATGTATATGAAATGATTGGAGATCTAAAGCTTGCGGTTCAACATTATCAAGAATCTTTAAGACAAAGCTCACGTCCTGATATGACGGCCTTATTGAATGATAAACTTGCTTCATTAAACACTACGAGGTAA
- a CDS encoding glycosyltransferase family 2 protein, producing MKQTLSLVMIVKNEESTLERCLSSIVSSVNEVVIVDTGSTDSTKQIALKYGALIFDYQWNGDFAEARNFALSKSTSQWNLVLDADEYISNNCGNVIQQFIKGEPAIGRVKIVDKFMGSDGISFEQNYISRLLPSSCRYMGRIHEQVVSNLPRIIVDVEVQHDGYFQQKKSDRNIPILKQEITDNPNNPYYHYQIAKEYRGLENHEDSYLHLKKAYSLITHKEGYAPSLIVNFMYAIMSSGHLSDGLVVIENEEEFLKSFADFQFVSGLYLLELILSNPDQYGKLLPYIERFYLCAIEIGETGLEGSVIGTGSFAAHHNLGVFYEVVGNIQKAKEQYVKATAYDYKPSLDRLINLG from the coding sequence ATGAAACAAACGCTATCCCTAGTCATGATTGTCAAAAATGAAGAGAGCACACTGGAACGTTGTTTGAGTAGCATTGTATCCTCTGTCAATGAAGTTGTAATTGTAGATACAGGATCAACCGATAGTACCAAACAAATTGCATTAAAATATGGAGCATTGATATTTGATTACCAATGGAATGGTGATTTCGCGGAAGCGAGAAATTTTGCATTATCGAAGTCCACAAGTCAGTGGAATCTTGTATTGGACGCGGATGAGTACATTTCTAATAATTGTGGAAACGTTATACAACAATTCATAAAAGGTGAACCTGCAATAGGAAGAGTAAAGATAGTGGATAAGTTTATGGGATCCGATGGGATTAGTTTTGAACAAAACTATATTTCCAGACTGTTACCCTCTTCTTGTCGGTACATGGGGAGAATACACGAACAAGTGGTGTCGAATCTTCCGCGTATTATTGTAGATGTTGAAGTACAACATGACGGTTACTTTCAACAGAAAAAGTCGGATCGAAATATACCAATTCTCAAACAAGAGATTACAGATAATCCGAATAACCCATATTACCATTATCAAATCGCTAAAGAATATCGTGGATTAGAAAATCATGAGGATAGCTACCTTCATTTAAAGAAGGCTTATTCATTAATAACCCATAAAGAAGGATATGCACCGAGCCTAATAGTTAATTTTATGTATGCGATTATGTCCTCAGGTCATTTGTCAGATGGTTTAGTAGTTATTGAGAACGAAGAAGAATTTCTTAAGAGTTTTGCGGATTTCCAGTTTGTATCAGGCCTATATTTGTTAGAATTGATTCTCAGTAACCCCGATCAGTATGGTAAGCTACTTCCTTATATCGAACGTTTTTACTTATGTGCTATAGAAATTGGAGAAACGGGCCTAGAAGGCAGTGTTATAGGTACCGGAAGTTTTGCAGCACATCATAATTTGGGTGTGTTCTACGAAGTGGTTGGAAATATTCAAAAGGCAAAAGAGCAATATGTGAAGGCAACTGCATATGATTATAAACCTTCGCTTGATAGATTAATTAATTTAGGATAA
- a CDS encoding glycosyltransferase, producing MKRTSIIILTYNKLEFTLDCIQSIRDFTESGTYEIIVVDNNSTDGTREWLSEQNDIITVFNNENVGFPKGCNQGMEIASGDTILLLNNDVIVTEYWLENMLLGLYSSDEVGAVGPVSNECPYYQSIEVNYKTIDDMQNFAKQFNAHNPSKWEQRLKLIAFCMLIKREVVNQIGFLDEIFTPGNFEDDDYSFRIMQAGYKLLLCKDTFVHHHGHATFDENTSEFHQIMQNSARVFKEKWGFDSRYSTYIRSDVVNLMDTHEPSENIKVLEIGCACGGTLLEIKNRYKNADLYGIELNENSAEIASLFANVSASNVEHQLEFDPDFFDYIILPDVLEHLNDPWSVLENLKKYLKQNGKVLASIPNVMHYTVLRDTLLGRWNYTDAGLLDRTHLRFFTLYEIEQMFKGAGFIDMSYNGKILAIPKEDEEWISKLISVGSSRLEYQYKVYQYMVKAVKNDPIHEVGQILSVIGKALDREVDIERVISLLKEDTISYEEIIKSIELFSKNKPEAYNYVAIKLYGEGLFDGVIPLLSKSLSIDTDHKDSLYNMGFILYEANEIELALSYLERIGDKDSGTLELIDKIMSVR from the coding sequence ATGAAAAGGACAAGTATAATTATATTAACATATAACAAACTTGAATTTACTCTCGATTGCATTCAAAGTATCAGAGATTTCACTGAGTCAGGAACCTACGAAATCATAGTTGTGGATAATAACTCAACGGATGGGACACGTGAGTGGTTGTCGGAACAAAATGACATCATTACAGTATTCAATAATGAGAATGTAGGTTTCCCGAAAGGTTGTAACCAGGGCATGGAGATAGCAAGTGGTGACACTATATTGCTACTGAACAATGATGTGATTGTAACAGAATATTGGTTGGAAAATATGCTACTAGGGTTATATAGTTCAGATGAAGTGGGAGCTGTGGGACCTGTTAGTAACGAATGTCCATATTATCAGAGTATTGAAGTTAACTATAAAACGATAGATGATATGCAGAATTTTGCCAAACAATTTAATGCTCATAATCCGAGTAAATGGGAACAACGACTTAAGTTAATTGCCTTTTGTATGCTTATCAAACGGGAAGTCGTTAATCAAATTGGTTTTTTAGATGAAATTTTTACACCAGGCAATTTTGAAGACGATGATTATTCCTTTCGCATCATGCAGGCTGGTTATAAGCTTTTATTATGTAAAGATACTTTTGTTCATCATCATGGGCATGCAACTTTTGATGAGAATACTTCTGAATTTCATCAAATTATGCAAAATAGTGCTAGGGTATTTAAGGAAAAGTGGGGATTTGATTCAAGATATTCCACTTACATCAGAAGCGATGTCGTTAATTTAATGGACACTCATGAGCCTAGCGAGAATATAAAAGTTTTAGAAATTGGTTGTGCTTGTGGTGGGACCCTTCTTGAAATAAAAAATCGATATAAAAACGCAGATCTGTATGGTATTGAACTGAATGAAAACTCCGCAGAGATTGCCTCGCTATTTGCTAATGTAAGTGCTTCTAATGTTGAACATCAGCTAGAGTTTGATCCTGATTTTTTTGATTATATCATTCTTCCTGATGTGTTGGAACACTTGAATGATCCCTGGTCAGTACTGGAAAACTTGAAGAAGTATCTTAAGCAGAATGGAAAGGTTCTAGCAAGTATACCTAATGTTATGCATTATACTGTTCTGCGTGATACTTTATTGGGTCGTTGGAATTATACAGATGCGGGTCTACTAGACCGGACCCATTTAAGGTTTTTTACATTATATGAAATTGAACAAATGTTTAAAGGCGCTGGATTTATTGATATGAGTTACAACGGTAAAATACTTGCCATTCCGAAGGAAGATGAAGAATGGATTTCAAAGTTAATTAGTGTAGGTAGTTCGAGGTTAGAATATCAATATAAGGTTTATCAATATATGGTTAAAGCTGTGAAGAATGACCCGATACATGAAGTAGGTCAAATATTGAGTGTTATTGGTAAAGCTCTTGATCGGGAAGTTGATATAGAGAGAGTCATAAGCCTATTAAAAGAAGATACAATCTCATATGAAGAGATTATTAAGTCCATTGAATTATTTTCAAAGAATAAACCGGAAGCTTACAACTATGTAGCTATTAAATTGTATGGAGAAGGATTATTTGATGGGGTTATCCCACTATTATCCAAGTCATTATCTATAGATACAGATCACAAGGATTCATTATACAATATGGGATTTATCCTTTATGAAGCTAACGAAATAGAATTGGCCTTAAGTTATCTAGAAAGAATAGGTGACAAAGATAGTGGTACACTCGAATTAATAGATAAGATTATGTCGGTACGCTAG
- a CDS encoding glycosyltransferase, giving the protein MSKRNQYEQTRTNIIILTYNKLEYTQTCIESIRRYTERGTYQIIIVDNCSTDGTREWLADQTDILTIFNEENVGFPKGCNQGIELTSSGDILLLNNDVLVTENWLALLQECLHSSPDIGAVGPTHNGEVSVNYNTADELWDFARSYNSNDSSKWEKRLKLIGFAMLIKRNVVEDIGLLDERFSPGNCEDTDYSFRIIQNGKKIIFCNNVFIHHYGSVSFGEMKETYTVLLEENRKKFVDKWGFHSYLDSATRHDLISLIDDRDHSEQFSVLDVGCGCGATLLQLRNLYPEAKLYGVERNPQAAAIAAEIANVTTADVEKLLYYPEQYFDYIFLGSVLEELMNPLETLIKLRKYLKIDGQIIASISNVMHYNVIHSLLDGNWTYSNTGPLSHNNLRFFTLSESVKLFNSSGFKSIQYFPVTRKVINEMEEWVNNIARATSVLEKEQMLATHYLFKVNNSSEYLFERRLIEISNGIDNEENLSYILEGMENNEINITILVSAISNMKVDKQGLFNYLARAFYRHGLFDDIIPLLNASLEIDNTHQLTLFNFAYILHQVGADQEALTFLNMMNEKDSESELLLASINSNLNISRV; this is encoded by the coding sequence ATGTCGAAACGTAATCAGTATGAACAAACAAGAACTAATATAATAATTCTGACGTATAACAAACTCGAATATACACAAACATGTATAGAGAGTATTAGAAGATATACAGAACGTGGTACCTATCAGATCATAATAGTAGATAACTGTTCGACGGATGGAACAAGAGAGTGGTTAGCTGATCAGACAGACATATTAACGATATTTAATGAAGAGAATGTGGGCTTTCCTAAAGGGTGTAATCAAGGGATAGAATTAACATCCTCAGGTGATATTCTGTTACTGAATAATGATGTGCTTGTTACAGAAAACTGGCTAGCCCTCTTACAGGAGTGTCTTCACAGTTCGCCAGATATTGGTGCTGTAGGTCCTACCCATAATGGTGAAGTATCTGTGAATTATAATACGGCAGATGAGCTTTGGGATTTTGCAAGATCATATAATAGTAACGATTCATCTAAATGGGAGAAAAGACTAAAATTAATAGGGTTTGCTATGCTAATTAAGCGTAATGTGGTTGAAGATATTGGTCTGTTAGATGAGCGGTTTAGTCCTGGTAATTGTGAGGATACTGATTATAGTTTTCGCATAATCCAGAACGGGAAAAAAATCATATTCTGTAATAATGTATTTATTCATCATTATGGTTCTGTCTCCTTTGGTGAAATGAAAGAGACATACACAGTATTGCTAGAAGAAAACCGTAAAAAGTTTGTCGATAAATGGGGTTTCCATTCATATTTAGATTCAGCAACCAGACATGATCTGATATCTCTAATTGATGATAGAGATCATTCTGAACAATTCTCTGTCTTGGATGTAGGATGTGGCTGTGGGGCTACATTGTTGCAACTTCGGAATTTATATCCGGAGGCAAAACTATATGGAGTTGAGCGTAATCCCCAAGCAGCTGCAATTGCTGCAGAAATTGCCAACGTTACAACAGCGGATGTAGAAAAACTACTGTATTATCCAGAACAATATTTCGATTATATTTTTTTAGGTTCTGTTTTAGAAGAGTTAATGAATCCGTTGGAGACCTTAATCAAATTAAGAAAATATTTGAAAATAGATGGGCAAATTATTGCTAGTATTTCTAATGTAATGCATTACAACGTAATACACTCTTTGTTAGATGGTAACTGGACCTATAGTAATACTGGTCCGCTAAGTCATAATAATCTACGTTTTTTCACACTATCTGAGAGTGTGAAGTTATTTAATTCTTCTGGATTCAAGAGCATACAATACTTCCCTGTAACTAGGAAAGTAATTAACGAAATGGAAGAATGGGTTAATAATATTGCAAGGGCTACTTCTGTTCTGGAGAAGGAGCAAATGCTTGCTACTCATTATTTATTTAAAGTGAATAATTCTAGTGAGTATTTATTTGAACGAAGATTAATTGAGATAAGTAATGGAATAGATAATGAAGAAAATTTGTCTTATATCCTAGAAGGTATGGAGAATAACGAAATTAATATTACCATTCTAGTGAGCGCTATTTCAAATATGAAAGTTGATAAGCAAGGACTTTTCAATTATCTCGCACGTGCTTTTTATCGTCATGGATTATTTGATGATATCATTCCGTTGTTGAATGCATCTCTTGAAATTGATAACACTCACCAACTGACATTGTTTAACTTTGCTTATATACTTCATCAGGTTGGAGCGGATCAGGAGGCATTAACGTTCTTAAATATGATGAATGAGAAAGATAGTGAATCTGAGCTCTTATTAGCAAGTATCAATAGTAATTTGAATATATCGCGAGTCTGA
- a CDS encoding glycosyltransferase, with protein sequence MEHTSIILYCNSEISYIEECINSIRSFTEPGTYEIIAIVNSNASEESIDWFTEQTDIVISSCKDNAKLQEAWNGVIHISRGDQIVFLHSNTVVTENWLTNLMQCLFVSEDIAVVGPLTNYFTGDNQMIDADYSTMNDLLIFANEQYRNGLVNGFFEKKLVISDFCFLIKRSALNKVGPLDEELEPKSFMKDYCLRLLEAGYKSALCKSVYVHHYSQLQENNSGAPLFYDKWSFDPQSTLPAMDLLAQLKPKGQTQRILMVGCGCGSSLMKLSNLYPEAEVYGIETDDVQRYLASLVGDVGLGSFSEQLSRFERRSFDHILVTPQFFEASHPLKSLKLMLDYLHEDGEFIIELANNRSCEAFRILFSEEVTSKHYGLQPSLSDISIFIENNSFYQPTVATFEKPLDDRDIALFNQTKSLMSPVVQQQFHISKFIMVARRLPETSLLHTLFNDLITAYTEEKLERILQYYPSPNVKAIEIYNGPAIPLLNLLAIESLERKKYDDALLYLNKAYELEPMDSSTLFNLGTLTYVLGDTEDSLRWLKQVHDKNEEVQQWIIKMEVEISQKSEDLKLLKLLLLRVEYNVERENNITEISERLRNKIVRVEDVLSIVEDDIIDKSNTLNLVAVHCYQKDQSEPAVTLLNKSLEYDPDFEPTILHLAFVHIQNGNLDRAYHYLKSANKQTPAIYEWLQKVKHSLDEGVQ encoded by the coding sequence ATGGAACATACAAGTATTATCCTGTATTGCAATAGCGAGATATCATATATAGAAGAATGTATCAATAGCATCCGGTCATTCACGGAACCTGGTACTTATGAGATTATAGCAATTGTGAACTCCAACGCTAGTGAAGAATCTATAGATTGGTTTACTGAGCAGACGGATATCGTAATATCTTCTTGCAAAGATAATGCCAAGTTGCAAGAAGCGTGGAACGGAGTCATCCACATTTCCAGAGGCGATCAAATCGTATTCTTACATTCTAATACAGTCGTTACGGAGAACTGGTTGACGAATTTAATGCAATGTTTGTTTGTGTCAGAAGATATAGCGGTTGTTGGCCCATTAACAAATTATTTCACAGGTGATAATCAGATGATTGATGCTGATTATTCTACAATGAATGATTTACTGATATTTGCAAATGAACAGTATCGAAATGGACTAGTGAATGGATTTTTTGAGAAAAAACTAGTTATTTCTGACTTCTGTTTTTTAATAAAAAGGTCAGCCTTGAACAAGGTAGGGCCCTTAGATGAAGAGTTGGAACCGAAATCTTTCATGAAAGATTATTGTTTGCGTCTACTTGAAGCGGGTTATAAAAGTGCGTTATGTAAAAGTGTGTATGTTCACCATTACAGTCAGTTACAAGAAAATAATAGTGGAGCACCATTATTTTATGATAAATGGTCCTTCGATCCACAATCAACTCTTCCAGCAATGGACTTGCTTGCTCAGTTGAAACCAAAGGGACAAACACAGCGGATTTTGATGGTTGGCTGCGGGTGTGGCTCGTCACTTATGAAATTATCAAATCTATATCCTGAGGCAGAAGTTTATGGGATTGAAACGGATGATGTTCAGAGGTACCTAGCTAGTCTAGTGGGAGATGTAGGCCTGGGTTCATTTTCTGAACAACTTAGTCGATTTGAAAGAAGAAGTTTTGATCATATTCTAGTGACACCGCAATTCTTTGAAGCCAGTCATCCACTTAAGTCTTTGAAATTAATGCTTGATTATTTACATGAAGATGGCGAATTTATTATTGAACTAGCGAATAATCGTTCTTGTGAAGCATTTAGGATCCTTTTTTCGGAAGAGGTTACGAGTAAGCATTACGGACTTCAGCCAAGCCTATCCGATATATCAATATTTATTGAGAATAATAGTTTTTATCAACCAACTGTAGCAACTTTTGAAAAGCCCTTAGATGATAGAGATATTGCGCTGTTTAATCAAACCAAATCATTAATGAGTCCTGTGGTACAGCAACAATTTCACATTTCTAAGTTTATTATGGTAGCTAGACGATTGCCCGAGACTTCGTTGCTCCATACGTTATTTAACGATTTGATTACTGCATATACTGAAGAAAAATTAGAACGTATTTTGCAATATTATCCAAGTCCTAATGTGAAGGCAATAGAAATCTACAATGGTCCGGCTATTCCATTACTTAATCTTTTGGCAATTGAGAGTCTTGAACGAAAAAAATATGATGATGCCCTATTATATTTGAACAAAGCCTATGAGCTTGAACCGATGGATTCAAGTACGCTATTCAATTTAGGAACTCTAACTTATGTACTTGGTGATACAGAAGATTCTCTTCGTTGGTTGAAGCAAGTGCATGACAAAAACGAAGAGGTACAACAATGGATTATTAAAATGGAAGTAGAGATCTCTCAGAAATCTGAAGATTTAAAACTACTAAAGTTGCTATTACTTAGAGTTGAATATAACGTGGAACGGGAAAATAATATTACAGAAATATCAGAACGATTACGTAACAAGATAGTAAGGGTAGAGGATGTATTGAGTATTGTGGAGGATGACATCATAGACAAAAGTAATACATTAAATCTTGTCGCGGTCCACTGCTATCAGAAAGACCAATCCGAACCAGCAGTGACTTTACTAAATAAATCACTAGAATATGATCCGGATTTTGAACCTACGATTCTTCACCTTGCTTTTGTTCATATCCAAAACGGAAATTTGGATAGGGCTTATCACTATTTGAAATCTGCCAATAAGCAAACTCCGGCAATTTATGAATGGCTTCAGAAAGTTAAACATTCTCTTGACGAAGGGGTACAATGA